In one window of Candidatus Scalindua sp. DNA:
- a CDS encoding response regulator, protein MRRILFVDDEPEILQEFKRMLQPMSREWGMSFAIGGEEALDFMSKSDFDVVVSDMRMPKMDGLELLNEVMERYPDVVRIVLSEDSDRDVLLQSVKCSHQHLKKPCNIDTVKYVITRTCKLKDLLQNEALRKIVTGIKKLPSLPALYGMIVKEMQSPDASIKKVGYIISQDVSMSAKILQVVNSAYFGLPRKISDPQQASVYLGIETLKALVLSVHVFSSFAEDTKLYGVSLREILGHCLLVGRLAKEIARSEKAETNILEEALIAGVLHDIGKLILLQLPDQNRQVEELIETTGVSSVELEYEVMKSSHAELGAYLLGLWGLPDSIIEIVAFHHNPSKLLEGMFTETGLSCEDEGIVRSGKGHPVTQSSGKYLIEFTTLTAVHVANAFLTQKEITRETTVFSHIDQRYLKTLNLKDRLPVWLEQYHKIMREQI, encoded by the coding sequence ATGAGAAGAATTCTCTTTGTAGATGATGAACCGGAGATCCTTCAGGAATTTAAGCGAATGCTTCAACCCATGAGCCGGGAATGGGGTATGTCATTTGCCATTGGTGGAGAAGAAGCGCTGGATTTTATGTCAAAGTCTGATTTTGATGTTGTTGTATCTGATATGCGTATGCCGAAAATGGATGGGCTGGAACTCCTTAATGAGGTTATGGAGAGATATCCCGATGTTGTACGCATTGTCCTTTCAGAGGATTCTGATAGAGACGTATTGTTACAATCTGTTAAATGTTCACATCAGCATTTGAAGAAACCGTGCAATATAGATACGGTCAAATATGTCATAACGCGGACATGCAAACTTAAGGATTTGTTGCAGAATGAGGCATTGAGAAAAATAGTGACAGGGATAAAGAAGTTGCCGAGTCTCCCGGCTTTGTACGGAATGATTGTTAAAGAGATGCAGTCTCCTGACGCATCTATTAAAAAAGTTGGCTATATTATTTCTCAAGATGTTTCAATGTCGGCAAAGATTTTACAGGTTGTTAATTCTGCCTACTTTGGTCTTCCACGGAAAATTTCTGATCCGCAGCAGGCATCGGTATATTTGGGTATAGAGACGTTAAAGGCTCTCGTCCTCTCCGTTCATGTGTTTTCATCATTTGCTGAAGATACAAAATTGTATGGAGTTTCCTTGAGAGAGATATTGGGACACTGCCTGCTGGTGGGGAGGCTGGCAAAGGAGATTGCACGCAGTGAAAAGGCGGAAACAAATATATTGGAAGAGGCATTGATAGCGGGAGTGCTGCACGATATAGGAAAGTTGATTTTGTTACAGCTTCCTGATCAGAACAGACAGGTAGAGGAACTGATCGAAACAACTGGTGTGAGTTCTGTAGAGTTGGAATATGAGGTCATGAAGAGCTCTCATGCTGAACTGGGGGCATATTTATTAGGACTGTGGGGGCTCCCTGATAGTATCATTGAAATAGTGGCATTTCATCACAATCCATCAAAACTGCTGGAGGGTATGTTTACAGAGACAGGTCTCTCGTGTGAAGATGAAGGAATTGTCAGGTCTGGCAAAGGGCATCCCGTCACACAATCTTCCGGAAAATATTTAATAGAATTCACCACACTGACTGCAGTACATGTCGCAAATGCCTTCTTGACTCAGAAGGAGATTACTCGAGAAACAACTGTCTTTTCACACATTGACCAACGGTATTTAAAAACGCTTAATTTGAAAGACAGGTTGCCTGTATGGTTAGAGCAGTATCACAAAATAATGCGGGAACAGATCTAA
- a CDS encoding response regulator — protein sequence MRRILFVDDEANVLQGLKRMLRKMRYEWDTEYVSSGKEALDCMAKSPFDVVVSDMRMPRMDGVELLGTVMEQYPETVRIILSGHSDKGMIMKTVKCTHQFLVKPCDAETVRYTIERACKLQDLLRDEKLKKIVAGIKDLPSLPSLYGMIVKEMQSPDASIRKVGEIISQDVSMSAKVLQIVNSAYFGLPRKLTDPQQAAVYLGIETLKALVLSIHVFSSFTKEAELFGLSFTQMWRHSLMVARLAKEIARAEKVETKALEEAFISGILHDIGKLILLKVPGQYRKMKDFVEITGGSSLEAEQAVLKTSHAELGAYLLGLWGLPDRIIETIAFHHEPSKLIENIFVKLNKASDNGGEKSAPDEGLVNLKSIKNYSTEFATMLSVHVANALMMQGKCTPETTVFPNLDMLFIRTLKLSDKLPEWVSRYNDIVKEEE from the coding sequence ATGAGAAGGATTCTCTTTGTAGATGATGAGGCGAATGTACTTCAAGGGTTAAAAAGAATGCTGCGTAAAATGCGCTACGAATGGGATACAGAGTATGTAAGCAGTGGAAAAGAAGCGCTGGATTGCATGGCCAAATCTCCATTTGATGTTGTTGTTTCAGATATGAGGATGCCGAGAATGGATGGTGTGGAACTCCTTGGTACTGTTATGGAGCAATATCCGGAAACTGTCCGCATCATACTTTCTGGTCATTCTGATAAAGGGATGATAATGAAGACCGTAAAGTGTACGCATCAGTTTTTAGTAAAGCCCTGTGATGCTGAAACTGTCAGGTACACCATAGAACGTGCCTGTAAACTTCAGGACCTTCTCAGAGATGAGAAACTGAAAAAGATAGTAGCTGGCATAAAGGACTTGCCCAGTCTGCCCTCATTATACGGGATGATTGTCAAGGAGATGCAATCACCTGATGCTTCTATCAGGAAAGTAGGAGAAATTATCTCTCAGGATGTCTCAATGTCAGCAAAGGTCTTGCAGATTGTTAATTCAGCCTACTTCGGCCTTCCCAGGAAGTTAACAGACCCGCAACAGGCCGCAGTTTATTTAGGTATAGAAACCTTAAAGGCACTTGTACTTTCTATTCATGTTTTTTCTTCTTTTACAAAAGAGGCCGAGTTATTTGGGTTATCGTTTACTCAAATGTGGAGACATAGTTTGATGGTAGCCAGGCTTGCAAAGGAGATTGCACGAGCTGAAAAGGTGGAGACGAAGGCTTTAGAGGAAGCATTTATTTCCGGGATATTGCATGACATAGGGAAATTAATTTTATTGAAGGTTCCTGGTCAATACAGGAAGATGAAGGATTTTGTTGAAATCACTGGGGGGAGTTCCCTGGAAGCCGAACAAGCTGTTTTGAAAACATCTCACGCGGAATTAGGAGCTTATTTATTAGGGCTCTGGGGGTTACCTGATCGCATCATTGAAACAATAGCCTTTCATCATGAACCCTCAAAGTTGATTGAAAATATATTCGTCAAATTAAACAAAGCATCTGATAATGGCGGGGAGAAGAGCGCTCCTGACGAGGGCCTGGTAAATTTGAAATCGATTAAAAACTATTCAACCGAATTTGCCACAATGTTATCCGTGCATGTGGCAAATGCATTGATGATGCAGGGGAAATGCACCCCGGAAACTACTGTTTTTCCCAACCTTGATATGTTATTTATCAGGACACTCAAATTATCAGACAAGTTACCCGAGTGGGTTTCACGTTATAACGATATAGTGAAGGAAGAGGAATAA
- a CDS encoding PAS domain S-box protein, whose translation MFKIRDKMLVAFLPVLIVPMCIVVALFCFYTISYMKENREDEITQQTRKKKDKVMQHLCSGEKDVLLLSKNRAIFNLTDAVDRKDIEHIDYCRTVVEDLFKDFFESNRNYCQIRYIDESGMEIVRVEMDSIAPPGRLQDKSQSYYVQEMLKLKDGDVYVSELDLNRERGIIETPHRPMIRYAAPVFNSSGRGRGGVVLNSRADSQLFPALKQEFHEKSDTFLIDRDGSYLIHPDGAKCWGGQSDLNTNENLKNDFSPEISSLLLSGESGDVLVNDQYYSYMPISFDQSDIGRFWVLAVSLPKAALYSPVYISCIQLGTSVLLMLAVVITAFFLLSRRVTKPLNELVKGVIKLTETDSDFHIPITSNDEIAFLCFSFNKVLYKLGKANNQLQDYAEHLEKKIEIKTEEIFGKARQQKLVAEIGKLLWSNMNLEVTMHRVVKLVAKTLRMEFCNILLLDKSQPVFTMASGVGGEDGLDGHTQVSAGVETHAGYTLKEQKPVVVRDLRTETRFSDSPLLRERGVVSGLSVAMVVKGKAIGVVVGYTKKERVFSKSDINFLESVGQIMAAAIDRKNAEYEIVRRKEFTDKLIETAQDAIVCIDENGIITIWNKAAEVIFGYSHEEIIGQQILTIIPEKYKEDHKKGLKLFLETNETRITGKTVEVDGRKKNGEEIPIDVSLSYQKVDNGKYIFTAIIRDISFQKEVKRRLRENARSLKKVNRELGDFVYIVSHDLKEPLFAIDGYVSRLSKICGDSLDERGKRYIDRIKVNTKVMSNRIHELLEVIKVGMVVYNFADHKSKIIVDTIAHELESLLDRERIELFIQDDLPTVFCDPKRLKDVFWNLLTNAIKFMGENDTRKIKIGCERENGHYKFFVEDSGIGIKEEYQKQIFKIFRRLKDIDAEGTGIGLAIVKKIIGLHHGKLWVESPIHDGRGAKFCFTIPTANEY comes from the coding sequence ATGTTTAAGATCAGAGATAAAATGCTGGTTGCTTTTCTTCCGGTCTTAATTGTACCCATGTGTATTGTTGTCGCGCTGTTTTGCTTCTATACAATAAGTTATATGAAAGAGAACAGGGAAGACGAGATAACTCAGCAGACAAGAAAAAAAAAAGATAAAGTGATGCAGCATCTCTGTTCTGGAGAGAAAGACGTTCTTCTGCTGAGTAAGAATAGAGCCATTTTTAACTTAACAGATGCTGTTGACAGGAAAGATATTGAGCACATAGATTATTGCAGGACGGTAGTAGAAGATCTCTTTAAAGATTTTTTCGAAAGTAACAGGAACTATTGCCAGATACGGTATATTGATGAATCAGGTATGGAAATCGTTCGAGTTGAAATGGATTCAATTGCTCCTCCTGGGAGACTTCAGGACAAAAGTCAGAGCTATTATGTACAGGAGATGTTGAAGCTGAAAGATGGAGATGTCTATGTTTCAGAACTTGACTTAAACAGGGAGCGGGGAATTATTGAAACACCTCACAGGCCAATGATAAGATATGCGGCTCCCGTCTTCAACAGTTCAGGCCGGGGGAGAGGGGGAGTTGTCCTGAACTCCAGGGCAGATTCTCAACTCTTTCCTGCATTAAAACAGGAATTCCATGAGAAGTCGGATACATTTTTGATTGATAGAGACGGTTCTTATCTTATCCACCCTGATGGGGCAAAATGTTGGGGTGGCCAGTCTGATCTGAATACCAATGAGAACCTGAAAAATGATTTTTCCCCGGAGATATCGTCCCTTCTTCTGTCAGGGGAATCGGGAGATGTCCTGGTTAATGATCAGTATTACAGCTATATGCCGATTTCTTTTGATCAGTCAGATATCGGGAGATTTTGGGTATTGGCTGTGAGTCTTCCAAAAGCTGCTCTCTATTCACCTGTCTATATTTCATGTATTCAGCTCGGGACTTCCGTATTACTTATGCTCGCCGTTGTTATCACAGCGTTCTTTTTATTGTCCCGGAGAGTAACAAAACCCTTAAATGAGCTAGTCAAAGGCGTTATAAAATTAACAGAAACAGATTCAGACTTTCATATCCCTATTACGTCGAATGATGAGATTGCTTTTTTATGTTTTTCGTTTAACAAGGTCTTATATAAGTTAGGCAAGGCGAACAACCAGTTACAGGATTACGCAGAGCACCTGGAGAAAAAAATTGAAATAAAAACTGAGGAGATCTTTGGTAAGGCCAGGCAGCAAAAACTTGTAGCTGAGATTGGAAAATTACTCTGGTCCAATATGAATCTTGAAGTCACAATGCACAGGGTGGTTAAGCTTGTTGCCAAGACCTTACGTATGGAATTCTGCAACATACTTCTGCTGGATAAATCACAGCCGGTTTTTACTATGGCGAGTGGTGTTGGAGGGGAAGACGGACTCGATGGCCACACCCAGGTCAGTGCTGGAGTGGAGACTCATGCCGGTTATACCCTGAAAGAACAAAAACCGGTCGTAGTGAGGGATTTAAGAACGGAAACACGTTTTTCCGATTCACCACTTCTCAGAGAACGTGGGGTTGTTTCAGGCCTCAGTGTTGCCATGGTAGTAAAAGGGAAAGCAATAGGTGTGGTAGTGGGCTATACAAAAAAAGAGAGGGTTTTTTCTAAATCTGATATTAATTTCCTGGAATCAGTAGGTCAAATTATGGCAGCAGCCATCGATCGGAAGAATGCTGAATATGAGATTGTCAGGAGAAAAGAATTTACTGATAAGTTAATAGAAACAGCACAGGATGCAATCGTTTGTATTGATGAAAATGGAATTATTACTATCTGGAACAAAGCAGCCGAAGTGATTTTCGGGTATTCACATGAAGAGATTATCGGACAGCAAATATTGACTATTATTCCTGAAAAATATAAGGAAGATCATAAAAAAGGGCTGAAACTGTTTCTTGAGACCAATGAAACAAGAATTACTGGTAAAACGGTTGAAGTTGACGGGAGAAAAAAGAATGGGGAAGAGATACCGATTGACGTGTCTCTTTCCTATCAGAAGGTGGATAACGGGAAATATATATTTACCGCTATAATACGTGATATATCATTCCAGAAAGAGGTAAAAAGGAGATTGCGTGAGAATGCAAGAAGTTTAAAGAAGGTGAACAGGGAATTAGGTGATTTTGTCTATATTGTTTCACATGATTTAAAAGAACCTCTGTTTGCAATTGACGGATACGTTTCGAGATTGTCAAAGATTTGTGGTGATTCACTTGATGAAAGAGGTAAACGCTATATTGATAGAATTAAGGTGAATACGAAGGTAATGTCTAACAGGATTCACGAGCTTCTGGAAGTCATTAAGGTAGGGATGGTTGTATATAATTTCGCTGATCACAAGAGTAAAATTATTGTTGATACTATTGCCCACGAACTGGAAAGCCTTTTAGATAGAGAAAGAATTGAACTCTTCATCCAGGATGACCTGCCTACTGTTTTCTGTGACCCGAAAAGACTGAAGGATGTATTTTGGAATTTACTTACAAATGCAATCAAATTTATGGGTGAAAATGATACTCGGAAGATTAAGATCGGGTGTGAAAGAGAAAATGGCCACTACAAGTTCTTTGTCGAGGATAGCGGCATTGGGATAAAAGAGGAGTACCAGAAACAGATCTTTAAAATATTCAGGCGGCTAAAGGACATAGATGCGGAAGGAACCGGTATCGGTCTGGCAATAGTAAAAAAAATTATCGGCCTTCACCACGGAAAATTGTGGGTGGAAAGTCCGATTCATGACGGAAGGGGAGCAAAATTCTGTTTCACAATACCAACAGCTAATGAGTACTGA
- a CDS encoding response regulator, with translation MKHYAGLVDMLKETKKKVVLIEDDSDHAELIVDVLHDEDVHNEIVLLKDGQKAVNYFQNRGDSENRLLSSQIDLVLLDINLPKVQGLNVLKLIKSLPEFGSVPIVVLTTSSDSHTIERVYRYGANGYVTKPISYDDFVEKIRMLKEYWLNTEKLLSQKKAKKGRVLLADDDEIFLRVTSALLRREGYECVCATDAETVMENLKSCYYDLLISDIYMPGNEELELIKYLQGVGDVIPAILASGNPSIHSSIQSIQYPVLAYMFKPFAFDKFLAQVKISVERYRGRGEKTKREKPVVL, from the coding sequence TTGAAACACTATGCAGGTTTGGTGGATATGCTGAAGGAAACCAAGAAAAAAGTCGTCCTCATAGAAGATGATTCTGATCATGCTGAGTTAATTGTTGATGTACTTCATGATGAGGACGTCCACAATGAAATAGTATTATTAAAAGATGGACAAAAGGCAGTCAACTATTTTCAGAATAGAGGAGACAGTGAGAACCGTTTGCTATCTTCGCAAATTGATTTAGTGTTATTAGATATCAATCTGCCTAAGGTTCAAGGTTTGAATGTTCTCAAATTAATTAAGAGTCTGCCGGAGTTTGGTTCAGTGCCGATAGTGGTTTTGACAACGAGTTCAGATTCTCATACAATTGAAAGAGTCTACAGGTATGGGGCGAACGGTTATGTAACGAAACCGATTTCTTATGATGATTTTGTAGAGAAAATAAGGATGCTGAAAGAGTATTGGTTGAATACTGAGAAATTGTTGTCACAGAAGAAAGCAAAGAAAGGAAGAGTTCTTCTTGCTGATGATGATGAGATCTTCCTGCGGGTGACTTCTGCATTGCTTCGCCGTGAGGGGTATGAATGTGTTTGCGCAACCGATGCGGAGACCGTCATGGAGAATCTGAAATCATGTTATTACGATCTTTTGATCTCTGACATCTACATGCCTGGGAACGAGGAATTAGAGCTTATTAAATATCTTCAAGGTGTTGGAGATGTTATACCCGCAATACTGGCGTCAGGGAATCCATCGATACACTCTTCGATTCAATCAATACAATATCCGGTTCTCGCTTATATGTTCAAACCATTTGCCTTTGACAAATTCCTGGCCCAGGTGAAAATATCAGTTGAAAGATATAGAGGAAGGGGTGAGAAAACAAAAAGAGAGAAACCTGTTGTTCTTTAA